From the Neobacillus sp. PS3-34 genome, the window TAGCTACGACTCTTTTCATCAGTGGATTTGCCGGTGCGGGTGTTAAAAATGCAGAAGCTGCTTCGATCGGTGCAAGCGCTTCAAATGTGGCAAAAAAACATATTGGGGTACCATATAAGTGGGGCGGAATCACACCACGCGGATTTGATTGCTCAGGTTTAGTAGGTTATTCCTTCAAAAAAGTAGGAAAAATAGTTCCGCGTACTTCATCTCAATTGTTCAGAACAGGCAGATTCGTTTCAAAAAGAAACCTTCAAAAAGGTGACTTGGTATTCTTTGCTACATATAAAGCAGGAGCAAGCCATGTAGGGATTTACCTTGGCTACAATAAATTTATCCATGCAGCATCAAAAGGTGTAAGAATTGATACTTTAAGCAATCCATATTGGAGCAAAGTATTTTATGGTTCAAAGAGAATTTAACCTCCCCACGGGAGGTTTTTTGTTTTTTAGGGGTTCATTATTCCTTCTTTACCCACTGGATTGAAAGGGTAAACCTCAAAAAGTAAAAAATAGTAAATGAATTTTTGCGAATAGCTTGGAGAGCTTTAACACTTCTTGCTCTAATTGAAAATTGATTTTTACAAATGACAAGGCTCCTTCTGCTGCAAAAGGGAGTCTTTTTTGACTAAATTTCGAACATTATTATTTTAACACTCTACCACTTTATCACGATAAATTTTTCCATTGACTTTATACCTGTATGGGATTATTCTATTTACAGGATTTAAAATGCTTTATTTTGGTAGAGA encodes:
- a CDS encoding C40 family peptidase, which encodes MRKILMTAIVATTLFISGFAGAGVKNAEAASIGASASNVAKKHIGVPYKWGGITPRGFDCSGLVGYSFKKVGKIVPRTSSQLFRTGRFVSKRNLQKGDLVFFATYKAGASHVGIYLGYNKFIHAASKGVRIDTLSNPYWSKVFYGSKRI